One genomic region from Mycobacterium basiliense encodes:
- a CDS encoding PPE family protein, which yields MDFGALPPEINSARMYGGAGSSPLLQAAAAWNGTAVELNATAASFESVTTRLSSDPWIGPASLSMVAAAQPLLAWLTHAAECSALAATQAMASVAAYEAAFAMTVPPSEVVANRVRLAELIATNVLGQNGARIAATEARYGEMWAQDATAMYTYAASSAVSMRLDPLARPSPATNPAGIANQAAAVGQAATSSSAQDVGMSNLISSVPNAVMSLASPATAVALVAELGEVIEYFVYLDLPLFVESVFHGLGAIADYSGAAVANALAPQSGVVTAGTAGPGTAAAAFTRTSTSAGTGATPPVANVGAAASVGRLSVPATWSSADPAVICGTELDGTDWSVPEEDGLVGVTRSGAGMVVAANGARVGAGPRYGVKPVVMPKQNLV from the coding sequence GTGGATTTTGGAGCGCTGCCTCCTGAGATCAACTCCGCGCGCATGTACGGCGGAGCGGGCTCGTCGCCGCTCCTGCAGGCCGCGGCGGCCTGGAACGGCACAGCCGTCGAACTAAACGCCACTGCGGCTTCCTTCGAGTCGGTCACCACGCGGCTGAGCTCCGACCCGTGGATCGGTCCTGCCTCGCTGTCGATGGTCGCGGCGGCGCAGCCACTCCTGGCCTGGTTGACCCACGCCGCCGAATGCTCGGCGCTCGCGGCGACACAGGCCATGGCGTCGGTGGCCGCCTACGAGGCAGCATTTGCGATGACCGTGCCCCCGAGCGAGGTCGTAGCCAACAGGGTCCGGTTGGCCGAACTCATCGCGACCAACGTGCTGGGGCAGAACGGGGCGCGCATCGCGGCTACCGAGGCGCGCTACGGCGAGATGTGGGCCCAAGACGCGACGGCGATGTACACGTATGCGGCCTCCTCCGCGGTCTCGATGAGGCTGGACCCGCTGGCCAGGCCGTCGCCCGCCACCAACCCGGCCGGAATTGCCAACCAGGCCGCCGCTGTTGGTCAGGCCGCAACATCCAGTTCTGCACAAGACGTGGGCATGAGCAACCTGATCAGCAGCGTCCCCAATGCCGTCATGAGTCTCGCGTCCCCCGCCACGGCCGTGGCCCTGGTGGCGGAGCTGGGCGAAGTCATTGAGTACTTCGTTTATCTCGATCTTCCACTCTTCGTCGAATCGGTGTTCCACGGATTGGGTGCCATTGCCGACTATTCCGGGGCCGCCGTCGCCAATGCATTGGCCCCGCAATCCGGCGTCGTCACCGCGGGTACCGCCGGCCCGGGTACCGCGGCCGCCGCCTTCACCCGCACGTCGACGTCAGCGGGCACCGGGGCGACACCCCCGGTGGCCAATGTGGGCGCGGCAGCCTCGGTCGGTCGCCTCTCGGTGCCGGCAACCTGGTCTAGCGCAGACCCGGCCGTGATTTGCGGCACGGAGTTGGACGGTACCGACTGGTCGGTTCCCGAGGAGGACGGACTCGTCGGCGTGACGCGTTCGGGAGCGGGAATGGTCGTGGCCGCCAACGGGGCCCGTGTTGGTGCCGGACCGCGCTACGGCGTCAAGCCGGTCGTTATGCCCAAGCAAAACCTCGTCTGA
- a CDS encoding flavodoxin family protein — MPRLLIVHHTASPHMQEMFEAVVAGATDPEIEGVEVVRRAALTVSPVEMLEADGYLLGSPANLGYISGALKHAFDGAYYQILDSTRGRPFGAYLHGNEGTEGAERAIDAITTGLGWVQAAQTVVVLGKPAKPDVEACWNLGATVAAQLMQ, encoded by the coding sequence GTGCCCCGGCTGCTAATCGTCCACCACACTGCGTCCCCGCATATGCAGGAGATGTTCGAGGCGGTCGTGGCCGGTGCGACCGACCCGGAGATCGAAGGCGTCGAGGTCGTGCGGCGCGCGGCGCTGACGGTCTCACCAGTCGAGATGCTGGAAGCCGATGGCTACCTATTGGGCAGCCCGGCCAACCTCGGCTACATTTCGGGCGCGCTCAAACACGCCTTCGACGGCGCCTACTACCAGATTCTCGACTCCACCCGTGGGCGACCATTTGGGGCCTACCTGCATGGCAACGAGGGCACCGAGGGGGCCGAACGGGCCATCGATGCCATCACTACCGGACTGGGCTGGGTGCAGGCCGCCCAGACCGTGGTGGTGCTGGGCAAGCCGGCAAAGCCCGACGTCGAGGCGTGCTGGAACCTCGGTGCAACCGTTGCGGCTCAGCTGATGCAGTGA
- a CDS encoding Rieske 2Fe-2S domain-containing protein, translating into MAKPPLSMKPTGWFQVAWSDEIGIGDVHEMKYFDQEMVAWRAESGRLTVMNAYCEHLGAHLGYGGKVVGEVLQCPFHGWQWNHLGRNVCIPYQDRPNRGRRISTYPVVERNDSVYVWHDAERREPFFDAPDVFAGFDDGSSAADYHPQQRLYRQRLELHPQYVLENGVDFAHFKYVHDTPIVPVFTRHEFNGPVSFVDFTITFEGDDGKKIEDVNSGVRAINGGLGVAVTKSWGMVDNRTISAITPVDESTSDVRFMVYIGRTPSKDRGRAELKAREFAREVIRQFEQDIHIWAHQRYSDPPALATAEYAGFTAIRKWAKQFYPDGIGGSAAEAYAAAQKG; encoded by the coding sequence ATGGCCAAACCGCCGCTGTCGATGAAGCCGACCGGATGGTTCCAGGTCGCTTGGAGCGACGAGATCGGCATCGGCGACGTCCACGAGATGAAATATTTCGACCAAGAGATGGTCGCCTGGCGCGCCGAGTCCGGCCGGCTCACCGTAATGAATGCCTACTGCGAACACCTCGGCGCCCATCTCGGTTACGGTGGCAAGGTCGTCGGTGAGGTCTTGCAGTGCCCATTCCACGGCTGGCAGTGGAATCATTTGGGCCGCAACGTTTGTATCCCCTACCAAGACCGGCCCAATCGTGGGCGACGCATTTCCACCTATCCGGTAGTCGAACGCAATGACTCCGTCTATGTCTGGCACGATGCCGAACGGCGTGAGCCGTTCTTCGATGCGCCAGACGTGTTCGCTGGCTTCGATGACGGCAGCAGCGCCGCCGATTACCATCCGCAGCAGCGGCTGTATCGGCAGCGACTGGAACTGCATCCGCAGTACGTCCTAGAAAACGGGGTCGATTTCGCGCATTTCAAATACGTGCACGACACCCCGATCGTGCCCGTATTCACTCGCCACGAGTTCAACGGCCCCGTGTCCTTCGTCGACTTCACCATCACCTTCGAAGGTGACGACGGCAAGAAAATCGAAGACGTCAACAGTGGTGTGCGAGCCATCAACGGCGGGCTGGGAGTTGCGGTGACCAAGAGTTGGGGCATGGTCGACAACCGCACCATCTCCGCGATTACCCCGGTCGACGAGTCCACCTCTGATGTTCGGTTCATGGTGTATATCGGTCGTACCCCGAGTAAGGATCGAGGCCGTGCCGAGCTCAAAGCGCGGGAATTCGCCCGTGAAGTGATTCGACAGTTCGAGCAGGACATCCACATCTGGGCTCACCAGCGCTACTCTGACCCGCCGGCCCTGGCCACCGCCGAGTATGCCGGCTTCACCGCAATTCGCAAGTGGGCCAAGCAGTTCTATCCGGACGGCATCGGTGGCAGCGCTGCCGAGGCGTACGCTGCAGCGCAGAAAGGTTAG
- a CDS encoding APC family permease, with protein sequence MTAQTASGLRKTLGMRSAVLFGLAYMTPIIVLGIFGVIAERSQGGSAGAYLLATVAMLFTAQSYGLMARHYPVAGSAYTYVRKALDARIGFIVGWAILLDYLFLPLVIWLIGGSYLQGQFAAVPFWVWIVSFAVITTALNLVGLKVADRANLVLMVFQLLILAIFVALTVAHLVGHAQSLLSLGPFVGDSGFSAVVAGAAVAAYSFLGFDAVSTLTEETHDAARTIPRAILLIAFIGGAIFVAVAYVVTLVAPGSYFPDADSLSEGIAKTIGGNLFGAIFLAALIIGQFTSGLAAQAAVSRLLYAMGRDGVLPRCVFGMVSAKFRTPVVNIVLTGAVGLIAILLSVATSTSFINFGAFTAFTLVNVSVVVYFLRNRSDRLSRWRYVVLPVMGAAVDVYLLTHLELDALIIGLSWAGIGFLYLLWLTRGLTRQPPDLVGLAQ encoded by the coding sequence GTGACCGCCCAGACCGCTTCGGGCCTGCGCAAGACGCTGGGCATGCGATCGGCCGTGCTGTTCGGCTTGGCATACATGACCCCCATCATCGTGTTGGGCATCTTCGGGGTGATTGCCGAGCGCTCCCAGGGAGGCAGCGCCGGCGCGTATCTGCTTGCCACCGTGGCGATGTTGTTCACCGCGCAGAGCTACGGCCTTATGGCACGCCATTATCCGGTGGCCGGATCGGCATATACCTATGTCCGCAAAGCGCTGGATGCGCGCATCGGGTTTATCGTCGGCTGGGCGATCCTGCTGGACTATTTGTTCCTCCCGCTGGTGATCTGGCTGATCGGAGGTTCGTATCTACAAGGCCAGTTCGCCGCCGTGCCGTTTTGGGTGTGGATCGTCAGCTTCGCTGTCATCACGACCGCCCTCAACCTCGTCGGCCTCAAGGTCGCCGATCGCGCCAATCTCGTCTTGATGGTGTTTCAACTTCTCATCCTCGCGATATTCGTGGCGCTGACGGTGGCTCATCTGGTGGGCCATGCGCAGTCACTGCTATCGCTGGGCCCCTTCGTCGGCGACAGCGGGTTCTCAGCGGTGGTCGCCGGCGCAGCGGTGGCCGCGTACTCGTTTCTCGGCTTCGATGCCGTCAGCACATTGACCGAGGAAACCCACGACGCTGCACGCACCATCCCGCGGGCCATCCTGCTGATCGCGTTCATCGGCGGCGCCATCTTTGTTGCCGTCGCTTATGTGGTGACCTTGGTCGCTCCAGGCAGCTACTTTCCCGACGCCGATTCGCTTTCCGAGGGCATCGCCAAGACCATCGGCGGCAACCTGTTCGGTGCGATCTTTCTTGCCGCGTTAATCATTGGCCAGTTCACGTCCGGCCTGGCAGCGCAGGCTGCGGTATCTCGGCTGCTCTATGCGATGGGTCGTGACGGCGTCCTGCCCAGGTGCGTGTTCGGAATGGTGTCGGCGAAGTTTCGCACCCCGGTCGTCAATATCGTGCTGACTGGTGCGGTCGGCCTGATCGCAATCCTGCTCAGTGTCGCCACGTCGACTTCATTCATCAACTTCGGCGCATTCACCGCCTTCACGCTGGTGAATGTGTCGGTCGTGGTCTATTTTCTGCGCAACCGCAGCGATCGCTTGTCACGATGGCGCTACGTCGTGTTGCCGGTCATGGGCGCGGCCGTCGACGTGTATCTGCTCACCCATCTGGAGCTGGATGCGCTGATCATTGGATTATCTTGGGCCGGAATCGGTTTCCTCTACCTGCTGTGGCTCACCCGAGGGCTGACCCGGCAGCCCCCTGACCTGGTGGGCTTGGCGCAGTGA
- a CDS encoding HNH endonuclease signature motif containing protein — protein MHSIVALVDALDAAVAAIGEANLDHLEPAVRLRTLERLETAQRRQTVVGHDVIASLAAEEPADIGGPVHKVVADWPRISYAEARRRIRDAQQLSPRVALTGQQLPPELPATAQVWRQGLLDSQHVKVIAAFTHDLPQDTPADTVDRAEKFLARQAVQLRPDQLEKVANRVALLINPDGKFSDADRARQRGFIWRAQRPDGMSIGNLIATPELRAHLDAWLARFAAPGMCHHDNETPCAEVEPTDDDAAKDLRSPAQRQHDALNALVYGRLGDPKLGTHNGLPVTVIVSTTLQELTSATGRAVTGGGTLLPMRDVIRMASRAYHYLAVFDEHTDRPLYLGRSRRLASADQRLVLYAKDRGCTHPGCDVPGYWCEAHHTEDWSAGGSTDADQLTFACGSDHKLAGNGWKTKKLPNGRTAWIPPPQLDRGARTNDYHHPERLFGDGGPDRG, from the coding sequence ATGCATTCGATAGTCGCTCTGGTGGACGCGCTCGACGCAGCGGTGGCGGCGATCGGTGAAGCCAACCTCGACCATCTCGAGCCCGCCGTTCGGCTGCGCACGCTGGAAAGGCTGGAAACCGCGCAACGACGCCAGACCGTCGTTGGTCATGACGTGATCGCGAGCCTGGCCGCCGAAGAACCGGCCGACATCGGAGGCCCGGTCCATAAGGTGGTCGCCGACTGGCCACGCATCAGCTACGCCGAAGCCCGTCGGCGCATTCGGGATGCCCAACAACTGTCGCCCCGCGTGGCGCTCACCGGCCAGCAGCTACCACCGGAATTGCCGGCCACCGCGCAGGTGTGGCGACAAGGCCTGCTCGACAGCCAGCACGTGAAGGTGATCGCGGCCTTCACCCACGATCTTCCCCAGGACACACCGGCCGACACGGTGGACCGGGCCGAGAAGTTCCTGGCCCGTCAGGCTGTGCAGTTGCGGCCCGACCAACTCGAGAAGGTGGCCAACCGCGTCGCCCTGCTGATCAATCCCGACGGCAAGTTCTCCGATGCCGACCGGGCGCGCCAGCGCGGCTTCATCTGGCGCGCCCAACGCCCCGACGGCATGAGCATCGGCAATCTGATCGCCACCCCAGAGCTGCGCGCCCACCTCGATGCCTGGCTGGCCCGGTTCGCGGCGCCCGGCATGTGCCACCACGACAACGAAACACCGTGTGCGGAGGTCGAACCCACCGACGATGATGCCGCCAAGGACTTACGCAGTCCCGCGCAGCGCCAACACGACGCACTCAACGCCCTGGTCTACGGCCGCCTCGGCGATCCAAAACTTGGCACACACAACGGGTTGCCGGTGACCGTCATCGTATCGACGACGCTGCAGGAACTGACTTCCGCCACGGGACGCGCGGTCACAGGCGGCGGCACACTACTACCCATGCGCGATGTGATCCGGATGGCCAGCCGCGCCTACCACTACCTGGCGGTTTTCGACGAACATACTGATCGCCCACTATATCTCGGACGGTCCCGACGACTGGCGTCAGCGGATCAGCGACTAGTCCTATACGCGAAGGACCGCGGCTGCACGCACCCCGGCTGCGATGTGCCCGGCTACTGGTGCGAAGCACACCACACCGAGGACTGGTCCGCCGGCGGCTCAACCGACGCCGACCAACTCACCTTTGCCTGCGGATCAGACCACAAACTCGCCGGAAATGGCTGGAAAACAAAGAAACTCCCCAACGGCCGCACCGCATGGATTCCGCCTCCGCAGCTCGACCGCGGCGCACGCACCAACGACTACCACCATCCCGAACGCCTCTTCGGTGACGGGGGCCCTGACCGGGGCTAG
- the dapB gene encoding 4-hydroxy-tetrahydrodipicolinate reductase, translating to MRVGVLGAKGKVGATMVRAVDAAEDLTLSAEVDAGDSLSLLTDANTEVVIDFTHPDVVMGNLEFLIDNGIHAVVGTTGFTAERIGQVESWLAKKSSTAVLIAPNFAIGAVLSMHFAKQAAPFFDSAEVIELHHPHKADAPSGTATRTAKLIAEARKGLPPIPDATSTGLPGARGADVDGIPVHAVRLAGLVAHQEVLFGTEGETLTIRHDSLDRTSFVPGVLLAVRRIRERAGLTLGIEPLLNLQ from the coding sequence ATGCGAGTAGGCGTATTGGGAGCCAAGGGCAAGGTCGGGGCGACGATGGTGCGGGCGGTCGACGCCGCCGAGGATTTGACATTGTCCGCCGAGGTGGACGCCGGTGATTCGTTGAGCCTGCTGACCGACGCAAACACCGAGGTTGTCATCGACTTCACTCACCCCGATGTGGTGATGGGCAACTTGGAGTTCCTGATCGACAACGGAATTCACGCCGTGGTCGGCACCACCGGTTTTACCGCCGAGCGGATCGGGCAGGTGGAGTCGTGGCTGGCAAAGAAATCCAGCACGGCCGTGTTGATCGCGCCGAACTTCGCCATTGGGGCGGTGTTGTCCATGCACTTCGCCAAACAAGCCGCCCCGTTCTTCGACTCGGCCGAGGTCATCGAGCTGCATCACCCGCACAAAGCAGACGCCCCGTCGGGGACGGCTACCCGTACCGCCAAGCTGATCGCCGAGGCGCGAAAAGGCCTGCCGCCCATCCCCGATGCCACTAGCACCGGCCTACCGGGCGCGCGCGGCGCCGACGTCGATGGCATCCCGGTGCACGCGGTGCGCCTGGCCGGCTTGGTTGCTCACCAAGAGGTGCTGTTCGGCACCGAAGGGGAGACGCTGACCATCCGCCACGACAGCCTGGACCGAACGTCGTTCGTGCCCGGCGTGCTCCTTGCGGTTCGCCGGATCCGGGAACGGGCCGGACTGACCCTTGGCATTGAGCCGCTGCTGAACCTGCAATGA
- a CDS encoding NAD(P)H-dependent amine dehydrogenase family protein: MTAPARPLRVFQVATGNVGREMIKRLQTRPDLELVGVHCYSAGKVGKDAGELAGIGPIGVAATGSIAAIIEAKPDVLTFHGVFPDEDLYVKVLEAGINIVTTADWITGWHRDHNHPHPSGKSVTQLLAEACEKGGATFYGTGMNPGVNQILGVVCTADVAEIENVTTIESVDVSCHHSKETWIEVGYGQPVDDPEIPAKLEKYTRVFADSVLMMADCFDLPLDEVTFTYELGACTKDVDLGWYILPKGSLGGNYIKYQGLVDGVPRVETHLEWQMTPHTDPNWKIKGCYITQIKGDPCIYNKHMIFPKAGVDLSNPDNFASIGMTVTGMPALSSIQSVVAARPGLITSADIPLRGFAGRFKS; the protein is encoded by the coding sequence ATGACTGCACCGGCCCGACCGCTGCGCGTGTTCCAGGTCGCCACCGGAAACGTCGGCCGCGAGATGATCAAGCGGCTGCAAACGCGGCCGGACCTCGAGTTGGTTGGCGTGCATTGCTACTCGGCCGGCAAGGTCGGCAAGGATGCCGGGGAATTGGCCGGCATCGGGCCCATCGGTGTCGCGGCCACCGGCAGCATTGCGGCCATCATCGAGGCCAAGCCGGATGTGCTGACCTTCCATGGTGTGTTCCCCGACGAGGATCTCTACGTCAAGGTGCTTGAGGCGGGCATCAATATTGTCACGACCGCCGACTGGATCACCGGGTGGCACCGCGACCACAACCACCCCCACCCGTCGGGGAAATCGGTGACCCAACTCTTGGCCGAGGCCTGCGAAAAGGGTGGTGCGACCTTCTACGGCACCGGGATGAACCCCGGTGTGAACCAGATTTTGGGCGTGGTGTGCACGGCTGACGTCGCCGAGATCGAAAACGTCACCACCATCGAGTCCGTCGATGTGTCGTGTCACCACTCCAAGGAAACCTGGATCGAGGTCGGCTATGGCCAACCGGTCGACGACCCCGAAATTCCGGCCAAGCTGGAGAAGTACACGCGCGTCTTCGCCGATAGCGTGTTGATGATGGCGGACTGTTTCGATTTGCCACTGGACGAGGTCACATTCACCTATGAACTCGGCGCCTGCACCAAGGATGTCGATCTGGGCTGGTACATCCTGCCGAAAGGCTCGTTGGGCGGCAACTACATCAAGTATCAGGGCTTGGTGGACGGGGTGCCTCGCGTCGAGACTCACCTGGAGTGGCAGATGACTCCGCACACCGATCCGAACTGGAAGATCAAGGGCTGCTACATCACCCAGATCAAGGGCGATCCGTGCATATACAACAAGCACATGATCTTCCCTAAAGCCGGTGTGGACCTGTCCAATCCAGACAACTTCGCCTCCATCGGCATGACGGTCACCGGCATGCCCGCCCTCAGCTCGATCCAATCGGTGGTGGCGGCGCGACCCGGCCTGATCACCAGCGCCGATATCCCTTTACGCGGGTTTGCCGGGCGGTTCAAGAGCTAG
- a CDS encoding class I adenylate-forming enzyme family protein, which yields MSSVIGIPRSGNPFPQAGVSYDHRGIGGIAHYGAVPATLLDMLAEQVDARPDGEAVVEVGADRLTYRQLWSRASRVAGGLQAGGLKPGERVAVRHPGGIDWVLAFWGTVMAGGVAVPINTRLTRPEVEFILTDAGARMDLGPDTALPDGEPYVTEHVGAADTAALFYTSGTTGHPKGVPTTHEAFVTNTENGLRCLGLTGHLGEELRTLISVPLFHVTGCNSQLLLAVRLGGASVILPTLDLDQLLVTLPAERVSLMVTVPAVYSLVLRHKDFATTDVSRVRWVCYGGAPIAPSLVRMVKDAFEKAAVFNSYGMTETASLMTVLPDREALEHADSVGYAVPSVDLGVVAYRGDHPAPRELIGELVVRGANVTAGYWNRPEATSATIIDGWLHTGDVVRVDAAGRVYVVDRLRDIINRGGENISSVEVEAALLSAPNVADACVLAVPDDVMGEKVGALLFGGTAAIDVAEVLEHCRRQLADFKIPQYVTVVTGALPRNAGGKLLKARLRDQIRWGPPLR from the coding sequence ATGTCCTCGGTGATCGGAATTCCTCGTAGCGGTAACCCGTTCCCGCAAGCGGGTGTTTCCTACGATCACCGGGGCATCGGGGGTATCGCGCACTACGGTGCCGTGCCGGCTACGTTGCTGGATATGCTCGCCGAGCAGGTCGACGCCCGCCCGGACGGTGAGGCGGTGGTCGAGGTCGGCGCCGATCGATTGACGTATCGACAGCTGTGGAGCCGCGCATCGCGGGTGGCCGGAGGGCTACAGGCGGGTGGTTTGAAACCCGGTGAGCGCGTGGCGGTTCGGCATCCCGGGGGCATCGATTGGGTGCTGGCGTTTTGGGGCACGGTCATGGCCGGTGGCGTTGCGGTGCCGATCAACACGCGATTGACCCGGCCGGAGGTCGAGTTCATTCTCACCGACGCTGGGGCTCGGATGGATCTGGGCCCGGACACCGCGCTGCCCGACGGGGAACCGTACGTCACCGAGCACGTCGGTGCCGCGGATACGGCTGCACTGTTCTATACGTCAGGAACCACCGGCCATCCCAAGGGCGTGCCGACCACCCACGAGGCCTTCGTAACCAACACCGAGAACGGGCTCCGATGTCTCGGACTCACCGGACATCTCGGCGAGGAGCTGCGCACCTTGATTTCGGTGCCGTTGTTCCACGTGACCGGCTGCAACTCGCAGCTCTTGCTGGCCGTCCGACTCGGCGGCGCATCGGTAATACTGCCTACGCTAGACCTTGATCAATTGCTGGTGACGCTGCCCGCCGAGCGCGTTTCTTTGATGGTGACTGTCCCGGCGGTGTACTCGTTAGTGCTGCGACACAAGGATTTTGCGACGACGGATGTCTCCCGTGTTCGGTGGGTTTGTTACGGGGGAGCACCGATCGCGCCGTCGTTGGTGCGAATGGTCAAGGACGCGTTCGAGAAAGCCGCCGTGTTCAACAGCTACGGCATGACCGAGACCGCCTCGCTGATGACGGTGCTGCCCGACCGGGAGGCGCTCGAACACGCCGATTCGGTCGGATACGCGGTCCCCTCAGTGGATCTCGGGGTGGTTGCCTACCGCGGCGACCACCCGGCACCGCGCGAACTGATCGGCGAGCTGGTGGTGCGCGGGGCGAATGTGACCGCTGGCTACTGGAATCGGCCGGAGGCCACCTCGGCCACCATCATCGACGGCTGGCTGCACACCGGCGATGTCGTCCGTGTGGATGCCGCAGGCCGTGTATACGTCGTCGATCGTCTCAGGGACATCATCAACCGAGGCGGTGAGAACATCTCCAGCGTCGAGGTGGAAGCTGCGCTGCTGTCTGCCCCCAATGTCGCGGACGCGTGTGTGCTGGCGGTGCCCGACGACGTCATGGGGGAGAAGGTCGGTGCGTTGCTGTTCGGAGGCACGGCGGCGATCGATGTGGCGGAGGTGCTCGAACACTGCCGCCGGCAACTGGCCGACTTCAAGATTCCCCAATATGTGACGGTGGTGACCGGCGCGCTGCCGCGCAACGCCGGCGGAAAACTGCTCAAGGCACGACTGCGCGACCAGATCCGGTGGGGACCGCCGCTGCGATGA